In Setaria viridis chromosome 5, Setaria_viridis_v4.0, whole genome shotgun sequence, the genomic stretch TTCCTCGGTCCAGCTTCTTCTTCCCACATGTATCGCCCTCCACTTGCTGTTGTTATTGTCGGATTTGGAACATTGCCTCTATGTAGCGTGTCAAGAAAAGCATTGAGCCGACGATAGAGATCTGCTCTCCTACTTGCAATACGCTGTTCCTGACATTCCAACAAATCCATATTAGCATGAGAAAATTTTGAACTAGAAACGGCATCATACCTGTCCAATATGGCAAGTAGCCATTCAGACCCTATATTTCTCATATCTGCTTCTGCTGGCATAGCCACCAGCTTCCGGAGCTCGTTCCTGAGGGCACGTGCGTGCGGGCAAGAGATGATCGCATGAAAAACATCCTCCATTTGGTGACCACACAACTCATAGTTACACTCCCGATCAAGATGCCTATACTTCTCATTCTGTCTCGTTCTGTCTCATTGGTAGCCCATTGTTGACCATCTTCCAAGCAAAAACTTTAACCTTTGATGGTACTTCAGCACTCCACACTCGTTTCCATAGAGCCCACTCTACTTCTGTACTAGAGCTGGAACCGGTGGCGCCCATCTCATATTTTTCACGCATAGCCGCTTGTATGCACTTCTGACTGAGAACATGCTTGTCTTATCAAAGTTCCACGCAATCCAGTTTGCAGATGGGGTGGATGGTAGTTTAATCTTCAAGATCTCATCGACATCGCAGCGATAGAAAAATCTTCTAATAGCAGCTTCATTCCATATGTTGGACGTCTGATCAATGAGGTGGGAAACCCGTCGCAACCTACACATTCTCACACTCTCGATTGGCTTCATACCATATGGCCTGGGTATCCAATTGTCTTGCCATATACGAATGAAACCCGCCAAGTTGTCTCGCCATGTACGAATGGAACTACCATCGCCAACCCGCCAAGTTACCCCCTTCTTGAGCAATTCCAGTCCATACTCAATGGCCCTCCATGTCTGCGAGGCTTCCCCGGCCACCGCAGTGTCCAAGAGGTTTCCTGTAGGGAACTTTAGGATAGGAGCACACAGGCTATCTGGGAAGATAAGTAAGCGCCAAGTCTGTTTAGCAAGTACAGCCTGATTAAAAAGCATCAAATCCTTAAAACCCACCTATCCTTAAAATTCCTGCAGGGAACTTTAAGGGCGCGAGCACACAGGCTATCGGGGAAGATTAGTAAGCGCCAAGTCTGTTTAGCAAGTAGAGCCTGATTAAAAAGCATCAAATCCTTAAAACCCACCTATCCTTAAAACCCACCCACTCCTCCAAAACCTTTGAGCACTAGCATGGTCATCCATGGAACCCATTGCACTTTCGGTCTGCCCCTCTCTAATCCTCACCAGTAAGCACGAATAGCTTTCATTAGATCCTCACATAGGCCACTCATAAGCTTGAAAACGCCCCACCAATAAGCACGAATAGCTCCACCAATAAGCACGAATAGCTTTACAGCTTTAGATCCTCACATAGGCCACTCGTAAGCTTGAAAACGTCCTACCAGTAAGCACGAATAACTTTCATTAGATCCTCACATAGGCCACTCGTAGAAAACGCTTAAGAACTATAACTTTCATTAGATCCTCACATAGGCCACTCGTAGAACTTTCATTAGATCCTCACATAGGCCACTCGTAGAAAATGCTTAAGACATAGTTCGGGAACGCTTGGGCTACCAATTTAATTAGAATTTCTTTCCCAGCCGacatctccttttccttccGAGCAATCATGCGCTCTACAAACCTCGCCTCAAGTGCCTCGAAAATTCATCTTTTCATGCACCCCTTAACTCTAAAGTGTAGGCAGGCCCAAGTACTCCTCAAAATCCAATCTCTCCGCACCCAGAATGCTACGGACCTGGACGTTGGTGAAACATCAGCCGACTGAATCTCAACCCGCCTGATACCTAAGCTCGTCAGTTTATAACCAGAAGAAGCAACGTgccatagagaatcagaataTATCGGCAACAGAACAAGCTGACCACATCTCAAAAAGGATGGAGAACCATGAACTCCAAACAAAACCATAGCTCAACACAATAAGATGTATAATATGACTTATGACAGCAATGCCATCAGCCTCACACCTGTAGCGATTACCACACATATAACCACCTAAAATCAAAACGGCAAGCAGGCGACAAGCGTCGACGGCCATGGGTTCTGCGTGTCTGGTCTCATTCATCGGGAGGCGAACTGTAGGCGTGTATATTTCAAGGTTCGGTTCTATATGTAGAAACTACAGACAAGTAATGCAACTACAAACTTTTCTCAGCTCAATAGCATAAGGGGACCAAAAGCGGGGTTGGTGACAACTGTACACATTTCTATCTCACGTGAAGATCCTCAGGAGAGCAAAGTTCCCTCTTTCCTTCAAGAAGCCTGTGCGAAGAGTGAGGAGTGTGCTTCACCGCGCAGCTCTTGGTGCTGTAACAGAAAAAGAACTGAGTGAATCAAGATGGTTGCAAGCATGAGCTGGCAATTGTACCATAGGAACACAAGCTTTAGAAAACACGTACCTAAGTTAACAGCCTCTGAACTTTTCATCAGACGAAGGCGCTGGCAGGTTTCCACAAACATCCTGCATAAGGATTAATTAGAAACTTGACATATTGATGTCTAGTGGGAACATTCTACTATGGACTTGCATCTCTTTGGAGCACTACTCTAGTTCATTGCAGTATACAAAGAAAGAAGAtacataataaaataaaacggACCGAACCATCGCAAACCTCAGGTAATATATTTCCTAGAAGGATCAAGAACCAATTTGCTCTGTAGCAGAGCCCAAACGGTGTGCAATCCAGTAGTGGAGTACGAAACAAGAAAGAAAACCTTATCCAAAGTTGCACAACTTAATAAAGTTCATCTTTTCATACATAGGCCACTAGAATTGCTCTGTTGTGGAGAGAAACAGTACACAGATTTGCTTAAACAAACAAAAGAGCTAGAAACAGCCGTAGCAACTTATACGTACAAGAAGCCTCAAAAAGAAATTATTGTGATTGATCCACCTGATAGATGTTTACGGATGAAACATAaggttaaaaaaacaaaagaggtgtgGATAACTAGATTCAATTCTCCCCGTTGGTTATTTGAGTTAAACTtgaccaaaagaaaaaagggctGTGCTACAAGGTGAAAAGGAAATGACAAAGCTTGTCTCTAAATGTAAATGGCAAAAAAGGGTTGTGCTTCTAAGTCTAATTTCCTGAGATCACTCAGGGGCTGATTGGTTACCTGTGCGGAGGCTCAGCCAGGCTGCTGGGATGCAGTCTGCGCTGGTTTGGTTGCCTGCACTGTCATGTGAACCTGGCCCAGCTCATGCAAAAGGCACCACTCAGCCTGGCTCCTGGGAAACGCAGATGGAGTCTGTTTCAGGCGGGCCTGGCTCGTGGGTGCAAGTGATTTTTTCACTAATGATGATGTTAAGCAGGTGATTAACTTATATTAAGTGGTATTAGTATTTTTCAAAGATGATTAAGACTTAATGAGGTAGAATAAGAACTATTAAAGTAAACTTAAATAAAATAAGCatcataataatatttatttgtAATAGTTCATCTCATGCAACATGTTCTCATGCGGGCAACCAAACAGCTTCTGTCCGTGGCCTGGGTGAATGAATACAGGTAGACAATCAAACCTTCATTGAATCTCCAGAGCCTGGCTATCAGGAGCCTGGCTCCCAGATACGAGCCAGGCTAAGCTCAGCAGCAAACTAATCatgagcctgttcgcttcagcttataagctggctgaaaagctgaaacggctgatttgttgtgagaggaaaacactgtttggtggctgataagccagctgaataagctgaagcgatcCCCATGCCCTCATATACTCCCAAGAACACTATAGATCAGTACATGCGGAATCAGAAAAGCAATTCCTCCTCAAATGCAGTTGTGCTACACACATGTATTACTGCCAACGACCAAGGGCACTTCTAAGGAATCTAACTTTAAAACAAAGCACCTCTGTGagaaaaaagttaaaacaaaacAGGCAAGGCACCCTATGGTCTTTTTCAAATTAGATTAAAATCACTTCGTATACATGACGAAGATGAAGCAATTTCGGTGCCAATCCAGGGCAATAGGCAAAGTCCcttatcagtccacagcagatcgctaataaatagcccccaatatttcaaacacaggccacgtcatcgtattgggcccatcggaagggacgcgcgggcgtgcgggaatcaagtctgttttttagcgtcactaaaaaattggggaaggtttaggtggattgttggagtttattttttctcttttttcctaaaaaaggtattggggtaagattagcagcctcttggagttgctcttaggatTTGCTTCCTTCCTACCCAATCTCAACTCATATCAATCATGTTGGTTACAAAGCTACTTGGCGCAATCTAATCCCAACCAAAATAGTTCATCACAGGACACTGCAGAAATTCTCAAATCACAGTCACCACGTCAATTTGACGATCAGTTCAAGATCCTAATCATCGACGAATTTGGGAAAGTAGGAGAACGGATTGAAGGAGCTCACTTCCAGGGGACGTCGCCGACAAGCATCCAGTCGCCGTCCTTGTCCTCGTACGTGGGCACGTACTCCGTCCCGTTCACTGCGTCCACCAGCTTCCTCTCGTCGTCGGCGAACTTCCCTGCGCGGCATCCAGGCAAACCACCCTCATCAGCTGGAACGCTCAACCAAACAGAGCGAAGCGCTGCCGGAACCAGACGCGAgcgaggcgggggggggggggggggggggggggggtatggTGCCATGGTGGTACTCACGGATGGTGAAGTGGGAGAAGAACTTGTCCTGGAGCGCGCGGAGGAGCTGGTCGTAGCCGGCGTAGGCCTCGAGGTCCACCTTCCGCAGGTAGGGCGCGCCGTCGACGGCCACCTTGACGAACTTGGCGGCCTGCTTGGCCTTGCAGGAGCCCGCGACGTCGGCGAGCGCGTTCTTGCGATACGACCTCACCGGCGGCCACCCCACCACCCGCGCCCTGACCGCCGTAAGAAAGAGGCAGAAGCAATCAGGCGCACGCTCACCTCAGACCAAATTAATCACCTTGCAAactcttgaaaaaaaaagggaaatgaAGAAGGGGGCCGTACTTGGGTGCCGGTGGAGCATCGGAGGActctgcggcggcggggatcggGGAGGAgcggtcggcgtcggcgtcggaggAGGGGCGCTTGTGGTCGGGGTCGGggaaggcggaggaggacgaggacgaggacgcggAGCCCGGGAGGCGGAGGGTGAGCGTGAGCGCGGTGTCCTCGAAGTCGAGGCCCGACGCCGCGGAGGACTCGGTAGAGCTCCGCTCCGTCTCCACCGACATGGCCGAGCGGCGTGGGTGGGGCTGCCGCGGCTGCAGCTGCCGTTCCGTGTGGGCGAGAGAGAGGAGGTGGGGAGAAGGGAAAGCGGAGACGGTTTGGTTATAGTGGGTGGGCCTCGGGTCGCTGGTCAGGTTGCGCGGGCTTTTGCGCATGAGCCCCTAACATTTACGTAATTCTTATAAATAATAGAACCTTTTCACTAGTTCCTCGTAAGCCGACAGGCGTAAGTACATGGTGAAACGCTTATGAAGAGCTGTGTAAATACGGGACGGGACGAGGAGCGAAGCGTAAAGAGCCATCGAGAGGGAGAGGCTCGAGAGTTCCCAAAAGTGGAATAAACAAGGAAAATAATCGCGGGAGAGCACTCAGCGCGTGCGGGCCCACCGGTGGGCCCCTGCTGCCGGTTGGGCGCCCTGCAGCGGCCCCCGAAAGCGGCAAAAGCGGGCCCGCGCCGGCCCGGCCGTCGGATCCCTcaccgacgacggcgacggtcAGCAGCTCGGGGCACGCCGAAAGAGACCTGAAGCACACGCACGCACTGCTGCCTCCTGGTGGGTCGTCGGGTGTATCCGTTATAAAATTCTAGCGGAGGAGGCGAAGGCACGCAcgaattttctctttttttaaaaaaaacacaaagaCAGGGCACGCACGAATTCGAAACGCGTGGAGCGGATTTGGGCAGGATTGGTACCACCCTGAAACTTTTACAGCCGCTACCTGCCAGTACAAATCTGAGTGAAACCGAATTTAGGGTTGGCGTTTAGTTCGGGACGCATCGTATGTTTGGGTTAGtcagaagtattaaatataggttaatgataaaaataattgtataaataagAGTTAAGTTTGTTTGCCGGAGCCCGAAGGCGTACCTGTCGAACCATAAAGGCCGGGGCCGGGCATGTGAATGTGCCGGGCTGTCGGCCGCTTGTCCCCCGCGCACCCACCCGCTCTTCCGTGCGTCGATTCATGGCTCGCCCGCTCAGTTCGGTCACTTGCGTCTCCGCTTCGCCTTGCCAGAATGCCAGtcctgccgtgccgtgccgtcgCCCGCAGGTCTCCGCCTCTTCTCTGCTCTCCCACCACCGGGCGCGCGCGCCCGTGCGGCCGCTTCGGATGCCCGGCCGGACCGCGGGTGGCGTCCGTGCCACCAAGTAGGCACGAGATCGCGAGCGCGAGCTATTCCCCCCGGTCCGGCGGGCCGGCAGCCGTGGAATGGAAGACAAGAAAAGGAGGGTGCAGAGTGAGTGGACGGGGCGGCCGGTGCGTGGAGAAGCGCGCTGGCGTTGAGATCTCGACGCCTTTTTCCTGTCCAGTTCAGGCGCGACAGGGCAGGACCCGAGGCCGCCGCCCGGACGCCTTGCCCTGTTCGACGAATCGACCGCGGCAGGCTGGCAGAGCGAGCCGCAGCGTGATTTTGACGGATCAGGGGCTGCGGCCTTGCGGCTGTGCGTGTGGCCTGGTTTGGTTTAAGCTCCTTattttttaagcacccgtcacatcgatgtttagatactgattagaagtattaaacgtagactatttataaaacccactacataagcggaggttaaacggcgagacgaatctattaagcctaattagtccataatttggcaatgtgttgctacagtaaatatttgctaatgatggattaattaggcttaattaggcttaatagattcgtctcgctgtttagcctccacttatgtaatgggttttgtaaatagtctacgtttaatactcctaattagtatctaaacattcgatgtgacacgtgttaaaaataagcaaacggaaCCAAACAGCCCCTGTATCTGTATGACTCGGTGAGATTCATTGGCCAGCTGGGCTGATTAGGACCATGCATGCCGAGATTTGGGCCTTGGCGAGGTTGGCGCCGTCAAAATCACTATACGGCACTGTAGCacattgtagcgtttcgtttgtatttgtgaattatttttcaaatattgactaattaggcttaaaagcttcatctcgcaaagtacaaccaaactgtgcaaattagtttttaatttcgtcaacatttaatactccatacatgtaccgcaagtttgatgtgacggggaatcttctttttgcatagtgccaaagtttggattctgggggaactaaacaagaccttgtAGGGCCAGTTTTCGCGAAGCTTCACCGGATCCGGCTCCATCTAACATGTCATCGTAGGTCCACGGGAGTTGGGTTCTCTCTCTTACTCCTCCCCCTCACGTATCGTCTTACTCCTCCCCCTCACGTATCGGTAAGGAGTCAGCTCCAccagctccagctcctctgACACTCCTGCCACGCACAGTGTaggagctggagccggagccAGATGGAGCGGCACCAAATGAGCCCGTAGTATAATTTATGAATCCAATCCTTATTTCTGTTCTGATATTCTCTCACGATTCGAAGTCTTATTCAGCTAATTTCAGGGCCGGTTTGGATCcctttgctaaagtttagttggcTAAATTGGTCCCATTTGctaccactgacttatttttagcacccgtcacatcgaatgtttagatactaattaagagtattaaacgtagactatttacaaaacccattacataagtggaggctaaacggcgagatgaatctattaagcctaattagtccatgatttgacaatgtgttgctacagtaaacatttgctaatgatggattaattaggcttaatagattcgtctcgccgtttagcctccacttatgtaatgggttttctaaatagtctac encodes the following:
- the LOC117858376 gene encoding auxin-responsive protein IAA1 isoform X2: MSVETERSSTESSAASGLDFEDTALTLTLRLPGSASSSSSSSAFPDPDHKRPSSDADADRSSPIPAAAESSDAPPAPKARVVGWPPVRSYRKNALADVAGSCKAKQAAKFVKVAVDGAPYLRKVDLEAYAGYDQLLRALQDKFFSHFTIRKFADDERKLVDAVNGTEYVPTYEDKDGDWMLVGDVPWKMFVETCQRLRLMKSSEAVNLAPRAAR
- the LOC117858376 gene encoding auxin-responsive protein IAA1 isoform X1, encoding MSVETERSSTESSAASGLDFEDTALTLTLRLPGSASSSSSSSAFPDPDHKRPSSDADADRSSPIPAAAESSDAPPAPKARVVGWPPVRSYRKNALADVAGSCKAKQAAKFVKVAVDGAPYLRKVDLEAYAGYDQLLRALQDKFFSHFTIRKFADDERKLVDAVNGTEYVPTYEDKDGDWMLVGDVPWKSQAEWCLLHELGQVHMTVQATKPAQTASQQPG